Proteins found in one Halogeometricum rufum genomic segment:
- a CDS encoding Cdc6/Cdc18 family protein: MEKDGSQDIAAEIFAQEDPIFRNKSLVEVEHVPSPERIVGRDDEIRALSTELRSAVNGDSPENVILYGETGTGKSLVAKHVAKAAQSNAGDVRIGTVYVDCSTDDTETQAISTIGRTLNDEATTDTRVPETGLAKAAYYTRLYEILDQLYDVVIIILDEADMHPDDQILMSLSRAVETGKTDCRIGLIAISNKVRWAEDLNDRVKSSLQPRELNFHSYDANQLRAILSHRRDAFREGVLSDDVIPLCAAYAAQDHGDARQAIDVLRNAGMLAQRDGSDVVTRDHVEDAKMEAEKDRFRDLIGGLTVQKKLVLSAVTALHKGTDEDEFSMAQIIETYTKLCEATGTSTRSDRRVRDFVRRLAFLDILELRKQNLGRAGGITIYARLQPDHDLDIVHQTAMDDEQFVVSETDAENASLDSF; encoded by the coding sequence ATGGAGAAAGATGGGTCACAGGACATCGCCGCGGAGATTTTCGCTCAGGAAGACCCCATCTTCAGGAACAAGTCGCTGGTAGAGGTGGAACACGTCCCGAGTCCCGAACGCATCGTCGGGCGCGACGACGAGATTCGCGCCCTCTCGACGGAACTCCGGTCGGCAGTCAACGGCGATTCGCCCGAGAACGTGATTCTCTACGGCGAGACGGGGACGGGAAAGAGCCTCGTCGCCAAACACGTCGCGAAGGCCGCCCAGTCGAACGCCGGCGACGTCCGAATCGGGACGGTCTACGTGGACTGCTCGACGGACGACACCGAGACGCAAGCCATCTCGACGATCGGGCGAACGCTGAACGACGAGGCGACGACGGACACCCGCGTTCCGGAGACCGGTCTCGCCAAGGCGGCCTACTACACCCGACTGTACGAAATCCTGGACCAACTGTACGACGTGGTCATCATCATCCTCGACGAGGCGGACATGCACCCCGACGACCAGATTCTCATGTCTCTCTCTCGGGCCGTCGAGACGGGAAAGACCGACTGCCGAATCGGCCTCATCGCCATCAGCAACAAGGTCCGGTGGGCCGAGGACCTGAACGACCGCGTGAAGTCGTCGCTGCAACCGCGCGAACTCAACTTTCACTCCTACGACGCGAACCAACTCCGCGCGATACTGAGCCATCGGCGCGACGCGTTTCGTGAGGGGGTCCTCTCCGACGACGTGATTCCGCTCTGCGCCGCGTACGCGGCCCAGGACCACGGCGACGCACGGCAGGCCATCGACGTCCTCCGGAACGCCGGCATGTTGGCCCAACGCGACGGGTCTGACGTCGTGACCCGCGACCACGTCGAGGACGCGAAGATGGAAGCCGAGAAGGACCGATTCCGCGACCTCATCGGCGGACTCACCGTCCAGAAGAAACTCGTCCTCTCGGCGGTGACGGCCCTCCACAAAGGGACCGACGAGGACGAGTTCTCGATGGCACAGATAATCGAGACGTACACCAAACTCTGCGAGGCGACGGGCACCTCCACCCGGTCGGACCGCCGCGTTCGAGACTTCGTCCGCCGTCTCGCCTTCCTCGACATCCTCGAACTCCGGAAGCAGAACCTCGGACGCGCGGGCGGCATCACCATCTACGCCCGCCTCCAACCGGATCACGACCTCGACATCGTTCACCAGACTGCGATGGACGACGAACAGTTCGTCGTCAGCGAAACGGACGCAGAGAACGCCTCACTCGACTCGTTCTGA
- a CDS encoding VOC family protein, whose translation MTDLRAHHVGTTVSNLDRAVEFYRDVLGLSVLDRFTVSGEQFSTAVGVDGATGRFAHLDADGIRVELVEYDPERESREEAAVNRVGAKHLGLTVDDVDGFYESLPDDVGTLSGPQTTDTGSRILFVRDPEGNLIEIIEPSA comes from the coding sequence GTGACGGACCTTCGCGCACACCACGTCGGAACGACCGTCTCGAATCTCGACCGTGCCGTGGAGTTCTACCGCGACGTACTCGGACTCTCGGTTCTCGACCGCTTCACCGTCTCGGGAGAACAGTTCTCGACGGCAGTCGGTGTCGACGGCGCGACCGGTCGGTTCGCGCACCTCGATGCCGACGGCATCCGCGTCGAACTCGTCGAGTACGACCCCGAACGCGAGAGCCGAGAGGAAGCAGCCGTGAACCGCGTCGGTGCGAAGCATCTCGGATTGACCGTCGACGACGTCGACGGGTTCTACGAGTCGCTGCCGGACGACGTCGGGACGCTTAGCGGACCCCAGACGACGGACACCGGGAGTCGAATCCTCTTCGTTCGGGACCCCGAAGGTAACCTGATAGAGATTATCGAACCGTCGGCGTAA
- a CDS encoding RNA 2'-phosphotransferase, translating into MTDVRVQLQRVIRRCPDHGHFDEATCPDCDDEGDAVLEANRRVRLSKFVSGALRHFPDDAGLSLDDAGWVAFDSLVEAVGSRYPWADAEHVEAVVATDSKGRFERRDGRIRAAYGHSVDVELESTTTSVPDCLYHGTSPRNLDAILDDGVKPMGRQAVHLSETREEARNVGSRHADDPVVLSVDARSMREDGFEIDKRGAGTYTVRRVPPSYLEVAER; encoded by the coding sequence ATGACGGACGTACGAGTGCAACTGCAGCGTGTGATTCGCCGCTGTCCGGACCACGGCCACTTCGATGAGGCGACGTGTCCAGACTGTGATGACGAGGGAGACGCCGTACTCGAGGCAAACCGCCGCGTCAGACTCTCCAAGTTCGTCAGCGGTGCACTGCGTCACTTCCCCGACGACGCCGGACTCTCGCTGGACGACGCGGGCTGGGTCGCCTTCGACTCGCTCGTCGAGGCGGTCGGAAGTCGGTATCCGTGGGCCGACGCGGAACACGTCGAAGCCGTCGTCGCGACCGATTCGAAGGGTCGATTCGAGCGTCGGGACGGTCGAATACGCGCGGCCTACGGCCACTCCGTCGACGTCGAACTCGAATCGACGACCACGTCGGTACCGGACTGCCTCTACCACGGGACTTCGCCGCGAAACCTCGACGCCATCCTCGACGACGGAGTGAAACCGATGGGTCGGCAGGCCGTCCACCTCTCGGAGACTCGCGAGGAAGCCCGAAACGTCGGCAGCAGACACGCCGACGACCCCGTCGTCCTCTCGGTGGACGCACGTTCGATGCGCGAGGACGGCTTCGAGATAGACAAACGTGGGGCCGGGACGTACACGGTCCGCCGCGTTCCACCCTCGTATCTCGAAGTCGCGGAGCGGTGA
- a CDS encoding RimK family alpha-L-glutamate ligase, with protein sequence MSDTPVRVGVLSLHNSKETKAIINAVEALGHDTEWLRSENTVVRFETGEATLSPDVDVIANRLLLSNTDNPSEEVGLARTLEGIRPMLNTPDATSRAAHKTAAAVALINEGLPVPRTALALSSDQLDRIRREFAEEAVYKTAIGTHGGGAWKVGTKDPLTPRVGKRRAFIQELVGRRGETPRDLRVYVVDDRVVGAMYRTAFEGDWRTNVARGGGVEDATNSAPEEAFELARRAAATLGLDYAGVDLIEGEDGWYILEANPTAGFKGLYRATGRSPAPYIAKQAIEYAGGSVDPDRVEQLASTLDDSVPACKPTSVTVESDEAVTIGFTEQVVISGTSGTKTVVAKSDSGAARTSIDLQLAADIGAGPIHTVSRVRSGSSKQSKTRPVVDLVLGIGGDQHTVAANIEDRSHMTHRLLLGRDILKNYRLDVSRRIEDHAELPDEE encoded by the coding sequence ATGAGCGACACACCGGTCCGAGTGGGGGTGTTGAGTCTCCACAACAGCAAGGAGACGAAGGCTATCATAAACGCCGTCGAGGCGCTTGGACACGACACGGAGTGGCTACGGTCGGAGAACACGGTCGTCCGGTTCGAGACGGGGGAAGCGACGCTGTCGCCGGACGTGGACGTCATCGCCAACCGACTGCTCCTCTCGAACACGGACAACCCGTCCGAAGAGGTGGGACTGGCGCGAACGCTCGAAGGGATTCGGCCGATGCTGAACACGCCCGACGCGACGTCTCGGGCCGCCCACAAGACCGCCGCGGCCGTCGCGCTGATAAACGAGGGGCTCCCCGTTCCGCGGACCGCGCTGGCGCTCAGCAGCGACCAACTCGACCGGATTCGGCGCGAGTTCGCCGAGGAAGCCGTCTACAAGACCGCAATCGGGACGCACGGTGGCGGCGCGTGGAAAGTCGGGACGAAAGACCCGCTCACTCCTCGGGTCGGCAAACGTCGTGCGTTCATCCAGGAACTCGTCGGACGGCGGGGGGAGACACCCCGTGACCTCCGGGTGTACGTCGTCGACGACCGGGTCGTCGGGGCGATGTACCGGACGGCGTTCGAAGGCGACTGGCGGACGAACGTCGCGCGCGGGGGTGGCGTCGAGGACGCGACGAACTCCGCGCCCGAGGAGGCGTTCGAACTCGCCCGACGGGCGGCGGCGACGCTCGGTCTCGACTACGCCGGGGTGGACCTCATCGAGGGCGAAGACGGGTGGTACATACTGGAGGCGAACCCCACGGCCGGGTTCAAGGGCCTGTACCGGGCGACGGGTCGCAGTCCCGCACCGTACATCGCGAAGCAGGCCATCGAGTACGCCGGCGGGTCGGTTGACCCGGACCGCGTCGAGCAGTTGGCGTCCACGCTCGACGACTCGGTGCCGGCGTGCAAGCCGACGTCCGTCACGGTGGAGTCCGACGAGGCTGTCACCATCGGCTTCACCGAACAGGTCGTCATCAGCGGAACGAGTGGGACGAAGACCGTCGTCGCCAAGTCCGACTCCGGCGCCGCCAGAACGAGCATCGACCTCCAACTGGCGGCGGACATCGGTGCCGGGCCGATTCACACCGTCTCGCGCGTTCGGTCCGGAAGTTCGAAGCAGTCGAAGACGCGACCGGTCGTCGACCTCGTCCTCGGTATCGGCGGCGACCAACACACGGTCGCGGCGAACATCGAGGACCGGAGCCACATGACCCACCGTCTGCTCCTCGGCCGAGACATCCTGAAGAACTACCGCCTCGACGTCAGTCGTCGAATCGAAGACCACGCCGAACTCCCCGACGAGGAGTGA